In Bacteroidota bacterium, one DNA window encodes the following:
- a CDS encoding peptidylprolyl isomerase, with protein sequence MATSNTAPYSGEILANYTSTPDRRLVIETDFGALKIQLFDKLAPNHVAQIVKLATDGMYDNCTFHRVIPGFMIQGGDPNSKSDNLRTHGTGSMGDKLKQEFNDVSHKRGVCSMARTSDPNSASSQFFICHDAAQFLDRQYTVWGQLTDGFDALDKIAGLKRDGNDNPGRVAVMKKVYVEG encoded by the coding sequence ATGGCAACAAGCAATACCGCACCCTATAGCGGCGAAATACTCGCCAACTACACATCGACGCCGGACCGCCGGCTCGTGATCGAGACCGATTTCGGCGCACTGAAGATCCAGCTCTTTGACAAGCTCGCACCGAACCATGTTGCGCAGATCGTGAAGCTCGCAACCGATGGCATGTACGATAACTGTACGTTCCACCGCGTGATCCCGGGCTTTATGATTCAGGGCGGCGACCCGAACTCCAAGAGCGATAACCTTCGCACCCACGGCACCGGCTCGATGGGCGATAAGCTCAAGCAGGAGTTCAACGATGTCAGCCACAAGCGCGGCGTTTGCTCGATGGCTCGCACCAGCGACCCGAACTCGGCCTCGAGCCAGTTCTTTATTTGCCACGACGCTGCACAATTCCTCGATCGTCAATACACGGTCTGGGGACAGCTCACCGACGGATTCGATGCGCTCGATAAGATCGCAGGCCTCAAGCGCGACGGCAACGACAATCCGGGCCGCGTTGCAGTCATGAAGAAAGTGTACGTCGAAGGATAA
- a CDS encoding peptidylprolyl isomerase, producing MNRLALFVFAVLSLVSVSCSAQLKKVEDNPPYSGPTLDKYCSNPKRLLVFETVLGTMKIQLFDKVAPNHVAQITKLAKDHMYDGTYFHRIIPGFMIQGGDPNTKDADPSNDGMGGMGDRLKAEFNEVKHLRGVCSMARTQDPNSATSQFFVCNATASMLDHQYTVWGQLVQGYDVLDKITALHDSGKYQQNPADGSVNPGKDALITKAWVQE from the coding sequence ATGAACAGACTTGCACTTTTCGTTTTTGCCGTTCTCTCGCTCGTGAGCGTGAGCTGTTCGGCGCAGTTGAAGAAAGTTGAGGACAACCCGCCATATTCCGGCCCGACGCTCGACAAGTATTGCTCGAATCCCAAGCGGTTGCTGGTGTTTGAAACCGTCCTCGGGACGATGAAAATCCAACTCTTCGACAAGGTCGCACCGAACCACGTGGCACAGATCACGAAGCTCGCAAAAGATCACATGTACGATGGAACATACTTCCACCGTATCATTCCCGGCTTTATGATCCAGGGCGGCGATCCGAATACCAAGGATGCAGATCCCAGCAACGACGGAATGGGTGGCATGGGAGATCGACTAAAGGCAGAGTTTAATGAAGTCAAACATCTTCGCGGCGTCTGCTCGATGGCTCGTACTCAGGATCCGAATTCTGCGACCAGTCAGTTCTTCGTTTGCAATGCGACAGCCTCGATGCTTGACCATCAGTACACTGTCTGGGGGCAATTAGTGCAAGGCTATGATGTATTGGACAAGATCACCGCTCTCCATGACTCCGGCAAATACCAGCAGAACCCGGCGGACGGTAGCGTCAACCCGGGCAAAGATGCACTGATCACCAAAGCGTGGGTACAGGAGTAA
- a CDS encoding glycine--tRNA ligase codes for MAKPQATGAQTLEKIVSLAKRRGFIFQSSEIYGGLNGCWDYGPLGVELLRNLKEAWWRSMTNRDEIEGLDASILMHPRVWEASGHVQHFSDPMVDCKSCKARFRLDHLFADMSEKKVQAIAKHLTIEHRDHTKDELAEYIFAQLDANPALFEQLVEEELIVCPNCGTKKSLTAPRNFNLMFETYIGPVKDAANVVYLRPETAQGIFVNMLNVMQSSRQKLPFGIAQIGKAFRNEINTKNFLFRTREFEQMEMQFFVKDGTDDQFFEQWREQRFNWWIALGMPKDKLKLKPHEKLAHYAKAAVDIEFEFPFGFGEIEGIHNRTNFDLSRHEEFSGKSLSVHDEETKEKKVPFVIETSAGASRGFMAFLCNAYNEEEVGGEQRVVMRLHPFLAPIKAAILPLVNKDGMPEIAEKLTKDLQRAMKVFYDDSGAVGRRYRRQDEVGTPFGVTIDSDTLQDQTVTIRERDSMEQIRLPIEKVKSYLLEKIECPV; via the coding sequence GTGGCAAAACCTCAGGCAACGGGCGCTCAGACGCTCGAAAAGATCGTATCGCTGGCAAAGCGCCGCGGCTTCATTTTCCAGTCGTCCGAGATCTACGGCGGCCTCAACGGCTGCTGGGATTACGGCCCGCTCGGCGTTGAATTGCTGCGTAACCTCAAAGAGGCGTGGTGGCGCTCGATGACCAATCGCGACGAGATCGAAGGGCTCGACGCCTCGATCCTCATGCATCCGCGCGTCTGGGAAGCCTCCGGCCACGTCCAGCACTTTTCGGACCCGATGGTGGACTGCAAGTCCTGCAAGGCCCGCTTCCGCCTCGACCACCTCTTCGCCGACATGTCCGAGAAGAAAGTGCAGGCGATCGCAAAGCACCTGACCATCGAGCATCGCGACCACACGAAGGACGAGCTCGCGGAGTACATCTTTGCCCAGCTCGATGCGAACCCGGCGCTCTTCGAACAGCTCGTCGAAGAAGAGCTCATCGTCTGCCCGAATTGCGGTACGAAGAAGTCGCTGACTGCTCCGCGCAACTTCAACCTGATGTTCGAGACCTACATCGGACCGGTGAAGGATGCAGCGAACGTCGTGTATCTGCGTCCCGAGACGGCACAGGGCATCTTCGTGAACATGCTCAACGTGATGCAGTCATCGCGTCAGAAGCTGCCGTTCGGCATCGCCCAGATCGGCAAAGCATTCCGAAACGAGATTAATACGAAGAACTTCCTTTTCCGTACGCGCGAGTTCGAGCAGATGGAAATGCAGTTTTTCGTCAAGGACGGCACCGACGATCAGTTCTTCGAGCAGTGGCGCGAGCAGCGGTTCAACTGGTGGATCGCGCTCGGTATGCCGAAAGACAAGTTGAAGCTCAAGCCGCATGAGAAGCTTGCGCACTATGCGAAGGCGGCGGTTGACATCGAGTTCGAATTCCCGTTCGGCTTCGGCGAGATCGAAGGCATCCACAACCGTACGAACTTCGATCTGTCGCGCCACGAAGAGTTCAGCGGCAAGTCGCTCTCGGTGCATGACGAAGAGACGAAGGAGAAGAAAGTCCCGTTCGTGATCGAAACGTCAGCCGGCGCCAGCCGTGGCTTCATGGCATTCCTCTGCAATGCGTACAACGAAGAAGAGGTCGGCGGTGAACAGCGTGTCGTGATGCGCTTACATCCGTTCCTCGCTCCGATCAAAGCAGCTATCCTACCGCTCGTCAACAAGGACGGGATGCCCGAGATCGCTGAGAAGCTCACGAAAGACCTGCAGCGCGCGATGAAAGTGTTCTACGACGATAGCGGAGCCGTCGGCCGCCGCTACCGCCGCCAGGACGAAGTCGGCACCCCGTTCGGTGTAACCATCGACTCGGATACGCTGCAAGACCAGACAGTCACTATCCGCGAACGTGATTCGATGGAGCAGATCAGACTCCCCATTGAGAAGGTAAAGAGCTATCTGCTCGAGAAGATCGAATGTCCGGTGTGA
- a CDS encoding four helix bundle protein, producing the protein MPVKNFEDLVCWQKARTLCNAVYDFTESSKFKKDYRLCDQIEAAAVSVMSNIAEGFERARRNEFIQFLQIAKGSCGEVRSQLYVALDRGYITEEQFEATRNQAIEVSRMIGGLRAKLLRDRHNEKA; encoded by the coding sequence ATGCCTGTCAAGAATTTTGAAGACTTGGTCTGTTGGCAGAAGGCGCGGACACTATGCAACGCCGTCTACGACTTCACCGAGAGTTCTAAATTCAAGAAAGACTACCGGCTATGCGACCAGATCGAAGCTGCGGCAGTCTCAGTTATGTCGAACATAGCGGAAGGGTTCGAGCGGGCGAGACGCAATGAGTTTATACAATTCTTGCAAATAGCAAAAGGCTCTTGCGGCGAAGTCCGATCTCAGTTATATGTGGCGTTAGATCGTGGGTACATCACTGAGGAGCAGTTTGAGGCAACGCGTAACCAAGCCATTGAAGTAAGCAGAATGATAGGCGGTCTTCGGGCCAAACTACTTCGTGATCGCCATAACGAAAAGGCATGA